In a genomic window of Halostella litorea:
- a CDS encoding TrmB family transcriptional regulator, whose amino-acid sequence MVRENTVEEAIDVLQQFGLKEYEAKCFVGLTRMSTSTAKQLSEVVDVPRTRIYDAIRVLEAQGLVEVQHTSPQRFRAVPLDEATETLRTQYESRVDRLRNALAAAEPVDAGDDDPVQEVWSMSGKTAVANRAHELIEEAETEVVLVVASQGLLTEGLVDALNAVGEGTDLLVGAVTDDLRKRVEDAVPNAETFVSGLDWLQSEDDGSDGDHETAIGRLLLVDRSTILVSTIIPETGEEQAVFGTGFGNGLVVISRRLMAQGLLTDRDPSADD is encoded by the coding sequence ATGGTTAGGGAGAACACGGTTGAGGAGGCGATAGACGTGCTTCAGCAGTTCGGCCTCAAGGAGTACGAGGCGAAGTGCTTCGTGGGGCTGACGCGCATGTCGACAAGCACGGCAAAGCAGTTGAGCGAGGTCGTCGACGTGCCCCGGACGCGCATCTACGACGCGATACGCGTGCTGGAGGCGCAGGGACTCGTGGAGGTACAACACACCAGCCCGCAGCGGTTCCGGGCGGTGCCGCTCGACGAGGCGACGGAGACGCTCCGAACCCAGTACGAGAGCCGCGTGGACCGCCTCCGGAACGCGCTCGCCGCGGCCGAGCCGGTCGACGCCGGGGACGACGACCCCGTTCAGGAGGTGTGGTCGATGTCCGGGAAGACGGCCGTCGCGAACCGGGCGCACGAGCTCATCGAGGAGGCCGAGACGGAGGTAGTGCTGGTCGTCGCCAGCCAGGGACTCCTGACGGAGGGCCTGGTCGACGCGCTGAACGCCGTCGGCGAGGGGACCGACCTGCTGGTCGGCGCGGTGACCGACGACCTGCGAAAGCGGGTCGAGGACGCCGTTCCGAACGCCGAGACGTTCGTCTCGGGGCTGGACTGGCTCCAGAGCGAGGACGACGGGAGCGACGGGGACCACGAGACGGCGATCGGCCGCCTCCTGCTGGTCGACCGGTCGACGATCCTCGTCAGTACGATCATTCCGGAGACCGGCGAGGAGCAGGCCGTCTTCGGGACGGGGTTCGGCAACGGGCTCGTCGTGATCTCGCGGCGGCTGATGGCACAGGGGCTCCTGACGGACCGGGACCCGTCCGCGGACGACTGA
- the gcvT gene encoding glycine cleavage system aminomethyltransferase GcvT, with amino-acid sequence MPRRRPPLYAVHDERDASFTDFGGWEMPVEFDSIRTEHEAVREEAGVFDVSHMGEVTVTGPDATALTQRLVTNDVAALDPGDSQYAAITDEDGAILDDTVVYRLPDDGGRLPAVGGDPSPADADGPTYLFVPNAGHDAEAVDRWTSHRDEWGLDATVTNRTESFGMFAVQGPEAAGLVDDAAADPVTDLSRFEARWVTVAGVDCWVARTGYTGEDGFELIVPWDDAETVWAALDCQPCGLGARDTLRIEAGFLLSGQDFDPAENPRTPYEAGIGFTVKLDTEFVGRDALAAQQEAGVDERFVGLTLTERGVPRHGYEITDPDGEAIGTVTSGTMSPTLDEPIGLGYVPVEYDEPGTEIRVVVRDRPKEARISDTPFIQ; translated from the coding sequence ATGCCCCGACGGAGGCCGCCGCTGTACGCGGTCCACGACGAGCGCGACGCGTCGTTCACCGACTTCGGCGGCTGGGAGATGCCGGTCGAGTTCGACTCCATCCGGACCGAACACGAGGCCGTCCGCGAGGAAGCGGGGGTCTTCGACGTCTCGCACATGGGCGAGGTCACCGTCACCGGCCCGGACGCGACGGCGCTGACCCAGCGCCTCGTCACCAACGACGTGGCGGCGCTCGACCCGGGCGACTCCCAGTACGCGGCGATCACCGACGAGGACGGCGCGATCCTCGACGACACCGTCGTCTACCGGCTCCCCGACGACGGGGGGCGGCTTCCGGCGGTGGGCGGCGACCCGTCCCCGGCCGACGCCGACGGCCCGACGTACCTGTTCGTGCCCAACGCCGGCCACGACGCGGAGGCCGTCGACCGCTGGACGTCCCACCGGGACGAGTGGGGGCTGGACGCGACGGTGACGAACCGGACCGAATCCTTCGGCATGTTCGCCGTCCAGGGCCCCGAGGCCGCCGGCCTCGTCGACGACGCCGCGGCCGACCCGGTCACCGACCTCTCGCGGTTCGAGGCGCGGTGGGTGACCGTCGCCGGCGTCGACTGCTGGGTCGCCCGGACCGGCTACACCGGCGAGGACGGCTTCGAACTGATCGTCCCGTGGGACGACGCCGAGACGGTCTGGGCGGCGCTGGACTGCCAGCCCTGCGGGCTCGGCGCGCGGGACACGCTCCGCATCGAGGCAGGCTTTCTCCTGTCGGGGCAGGACTTCGACCCCGCGGAGAACCCGCGGACGCCGTACGAGGCCGGCATCGGCTTCACCGTGAAGCTGGACACCGAGTTCGTCGGCCGCGACGCGCTCGCGGCCCAGCAGGAGGCCGGCGTCGACGAGCGGTTCGTCGGCCTCACGCTGACCGAACGGGGCGTCCCGCGGCACGGCTACGAGATCACCGACCCGGACGGCGAGGCCATCGGGACGGTCACCAGCGGGACGATGAGTCCCACGCTCGACGAACCGATCGGGCTCGGCTACGTCCCGGTCGAGTACGACGAGCCGGGCACCGAGATACGGGTGGTCGTCCGCGACCGCCCGAAGGAAGCGCGGATTAGCGACACACCCTTCATACAATGA
- a CDS encoding HalOD1 output domain-containing protein, which translates to MADGGPAPDDSTVRRRYEWSTTSPTVAVAETVADAAGRDPTALPPLFGDVDAAALDAFLRSDGTADPTVSFTSGGYEITVRGGGLVLVRPADGRTSTD; encoded by the coding sequence ATGGCCGACGGAGGACCCGCTCCCGACGACAGCACGGTTCGTCGCCGCTACGAGTGGTCGACGACGTCGCCGACCGTCGCCGTCGCCGAGACGGTTGCGGACGCGGCCGGCAGGGACCCCACGGCGCTGCCGCCGCTGTTCGGTGACGTCGACGCGGCCGCACTCGACGCGTTTCTCCGGTCGGACGGGACGGCGGATCCGACGGTGTCGTTCACTTCGGGGGGCTACGAGATAACCGTCCGCGGGGGCGGACTGGTGCTCGTGCGGCCCGCCGACGGTCGAACGTCGACGGACTGA
- a CDS encoding NYN domain-containing protein, whose protein sequence is MTGLVRRVFGDGGTRVGLFVDGPNVLRDEFDVDLDDVRDAANEFGDLAITRLYVDEHATPGLIQAAEARGYEVVVTSGDVDVKLAVDAAAAVVDGGIDALAVASRDTDFKPVVETAGRNGVRTLAIAPGEYGNSDALANAADEAVTLDG, encoded by the coding sequence ATGACCGGATTGGTGCGACGGGTGTTCGGGGACGGCGGAACCCGGGTCGGCCTGTTCGTCGACGGCCCGAACGTGTTGCGCGACGAGTTCGACGTGGACTTGGACGACGTGCGGGACGCCGCAAACGAGTTCGGCGACCTGGCGATCACGCGGCTGTACGTCGACGAGCACGCCACGCCGGGGCTGATACAGGCCGCGGAGGCCCGGGGGTACGAGGTCGTCGTCACCAGCGGCGACGTGGACGTGAAACTCGCGGTCGACGCGGCCGCCGCAGTCGTCGACGGCGGGATCGACGCGCTGGCGGTCGCCTCCCGGGACACGGACTTCAAGCCGGTCGTTGAGACGGCGGGCCGCAACGGCGTCCGGACCCTCGCCATCGCGCCCGGCGAGTACGGCAACTCGGACGCGCTGGCCAACGCCGCCGACGAGGCGGTCACGCTGGACGGGTAG
- the gcvH gene encoding glycine cleavage system protein GcvH, producing MSFDAPDDRGYMESHEWALNDDGTVRVGISDFAQDELGDVVFVEVPDVGDDVTKGEEFGVIESIKAVSDLYAPVSGEVTAVNEALFDAPELVNDDPFGEGWMLEIAAADEGELDDLMSAAEYREQVE from the coding sequence ATGAGCTTCGACGCACCCGACGACCGCGGCTACATGGAATCGCACGAGTGGGCGCTGAACGACGACGGCACCGTCCGCGTCGGCATCTCCGACTTCGCGCAGGACGAACTCGGCGACGTGGTGTTCGTCGAGGTGCCCGACGTCGGCGACGACGTGACCAAGGGCGAGGAGTTCGGCGTCATCGAGAGCATCAAGGCCGTCTCGGACCTGTACGCGCCCGTCTCGGGCGAGGTGACGGCCGTCAACGAGGCGCTGTTCGACGCGCCCGAACTGGTCAACGACGACCCCTTCGGCGAGGGGTGGATGCTGGAGATAGCCGCCGCGGACGAGGGCGAACTCGACGACCTCATGTCGGCCGCGGAGTACCGCGAACAGGTGGAGTGA
- the gcvPB gene encoding aminomethyl-transferring glycine dehydrogenase subunit GcvPB encodes MTTFDQARWSDDDGDGYEPLLSEKDATEVDTDGSPLPDDLTRDAVELPELSEPEIARHYTRLSEMNYGVDSGPYPLGSCTMKYNPKFTEDVAALPDAAVHPDRSEGSVQGSLELLYDLQDYLARIGGMDAVTLQPPAGAAGEFTGILVAKAYHEANGEGDRNEVIVPESAHGTNFASAALGGYDVVELPGGDDGRVDLEALEAALSEDTAALMLTNPNTLGLFERDIEEIADMVHDVGGLLYYDGANLNALLGRARPGDMGFDIMHYNVHKTFATPHGGGGPGAGPVGVVSDLEPFLPTPRVREGEDGYELFEPAETIGKVHGFQGNWLVLVKAYAYIARLGDAGLRDASAKAVLNANYLGERIDYDVPYGPYHHEFVASAGDQDAADVAKRMLDYGVHPPTTKWPEIVPEALMTEPTEIENRETLDQLAAAFDAVADEDDDALASAPERTAARRIDQTSAARDLRLSWQSLEE; translated from the coding sequence ATGACGACGTTCGACCAGGCTCGCTGGTCGGACGACGACGGCGACGGCTACGAGCCGCTCCTCTCGGAGAAGGACGCGACCGAAGTCGACACGGACGGGTCGCCGCTCCCCGACGACCTCACCCGCGACGCCGTCGAACTCCCCGAACTCTCCGAGCCCGAGATCGCCCGCCACTACACGCGGCTCTCGGAGATGAACTACGGCGTCGACAGCGGGCCGTACCCGCTCGGGTCGTGCACGATGAAGTACAACCCCAAGTTCACGGAGGACGTGGCGGCGCTGCCCGACGCCGCGGTCCACCCGGACCGCTCGGAGGGCTCCGTGCAGGGCTCGCTCGAACTCCTCTACGACCTGCAGGACTACCTCGCCCGCATCGGCGGGATGGACGCCGTCACGCTCCAGCCCCCGGCCGGCGCGGCCGGCGAGTTCACCGGCATCCTGGTCGCGAAGGCGTACCACGAGGCCAACGGCGAGGGGGACCGCAACGAGGTGATCGTCCCCGAGAGCGCCCACGGCACCAACTTCGCCAGCGCGGCGCTCGGCGGCTACGACGTCGTGGAACTCCCCGGCGGCGACGACGGGCGCGTCGACCTAGAGGCCCTCGAAGCCGCGCTCTCGGAGGACACCGCGGCGCTGATGCTCACCAACCCCAACACGCTCGGCCTCTTCGAGCGCGACATCGAGGAAATCGCCGATATGGTCCACGACGTGGGCGGCCTGCTGTACTACGACGGCGCCAATCTGAACGCGCTGCTCGGCCGCGCCCGCCCCGGCGACATGGGCTTCGACATCATGCACTACAACGTCCACAAGACGTTCGCCACGCCCCACGGCGGCGGCGGCCCCGGTGCCGGCCCGGTCGGCGTCGTCTCCGACCTCGAACCGTTCCTCCCGACCCCGCGGGTCCGCGAGGGCGAGGACGGGTACGAACTGTTCGAACCGGCGGAGACGATCGGCAAGGTCCACGGCTTCCAGGGCAACTGGCTCGTGCTGGTGAAGGCGTACGCCTACATCGCCCGGCTCGGCGACGCGGGCCTGCGCGACGCCAGCGCGAAGGCCGTCCTCAACGCCAACTACCTCGGCGAGCGGATCGACTACGACGTGCCGTACGGCCCGTACCACCACGAGTTCGTCGCCAGCGCCGGCGACCAGGACGCCGCCGACGTCGCAAAGCGCATGCTTGACTACGGCGTCCACCCGCCGACGACGAAGTGGCCGGAGATCGTCCCCGAGGCGCTGATGACCGAGCCGACGGAGATCGAGAACCGCGAGACGCTGGACCAGCTCGCGGCTGCGTTCGACGCCGTCGCGGACGAGGACGACGACGCGCTCGCGTCCGCCCCCGAGCGGACGGCGGCGCGGCGGATCGACCAGACCTCGGCGGCCCGCGACCTGCGCCTCTCCTGGCAGTCCCTGGAGGAGTAG
- a CDS encoding DUF7344 domain-containing protein, with translation MDVDQRLIRMGLLEDCDRRRVVEHLQSRDPRPVSLDELAEKVYKPPPDGERPRDKETVVIQLHHVHLPKLASQGIVTYDAEARTARYEPDERTAASLEALLELAPADD, from the coding sequence ATGGACGTTGACCAGCGGCTGATACGGATGGGATTGCTCGAAGACTGCGACAGACGGCGGGTGGTCGAACACCTGCAGTCCAGGGATCCGAGGCCGGTGTCGTTGGACGAACTCGCCGAGAAGGTGTACAAACCCCCGCCGGACGGCGAGCGGCCCCGGGACAAGGAAACCGTCGTGATCCAGCTTCACCACGTGCACCTGCCGAAACTGGCGTCCCAGGGGATCGTCACGTACGACGCCGAGGCCCGGACTGCCCGGTACGAACCGGACGAACGGACCGCCGCGTCGCTGGAGGCCTTGCTCGAACTGGCTCCCGCCGACGACTGA
- a CDS encoding S8 family serine peptidase, which produces MSDDGTHRWSRRTFIKATGAAGALGALGGVTAATPGREPGPKKDEILVGVSASADELEGTVRSAVPGNARVVHKNEKLRYVAVEFPSRAADVARENFVEAVTKKEEVKYAEPNATVQAFYTPNDPQFGSQYAPQQVNAPGAWDTTLGDSSVTIAVVDQGVQYDHPNLEGNMDGSVSNYGRDFPDSDGDPYPVNADENHGTHVGGIAAGGTDNGTGHAGISNCSILSARALDESGSGSLSDIADAITWSADQGVDVINLSLGGGGYTDTMKNAVSYAYDNGTLPVAAAGNDYGSPVSYPAAYDECLAVSALNESESLANYSNKGSNVELAAPGSNVLSTVPFGNYEELSGTSMASPVVAGVAGLALSSWDLTAADLRSHLKSTAVDVGLPAEEQGSGRVDADNAVNTQPGDGGDGGDGGDGGDGGDGGGDSTTSSISDSLSSYWDSDCWSYGWEFSSTSQVVVELDGPSDADFDLYANTGNSDCPSTTDYDYRSWTTDSQESITVDNPDTSTDLHLLVDVYSGSGDYTLTITEKS; this is translated from the coding sequence ATGTCAGATGATGGCACTCACCGATGGTCACGACGTACGTTCATCAAGGCGACGGGAGCCGCCGGCGCGTTGGGCGCGCTGGGCGGGGTCACGGCGGCGACGCCGGGGCGGGAACCGGGGCCGAAGAAAGACGAGATACTCGTCGGCGTGTCGGCGAGCGCCGACGAGCTGGAGGGGACCGTTCGGAGCGCCGTCCCGGGGAACGCCCGGGTCGTCCACAAGAACGAGAAACTCCGGTACGTGGCGGTGGAGTTCCCGAGCAGGGCCGCCGACGTCGCCCGCGAGAACTTCGTCGAGGCGGTCACGAAAAAGGAGGAGGTCAAGTACGCCGAGCCGAACGCGACGGTGCAGGCGTTCTACACGCCGAACGACCCGCAGTTCGGCAGCCAGTACGCGCCCCAGCAGGTCAACGCGCCGGGCGCGTGGGACACCACCCTCGGCGACTCGTCCGTAACGATCGCCGTGGTCGACCAGGGGGTCCAGTACGACCACCCGAACCTGGAGGGGAACATGGACGGGAGCGTCTCGAACTACGGCCGGGACTTCCCCGACAGCGACGGCGACCCCTACCCCGTCAACGCCGACGAGAACCACGGCACCCACGTCGGCGGCATCGCGGCGGGCGGGACCGACAACGGCACGGGCCACGCCGGCATCAGCAACTGTTCGATACTCAGCGCCCGCGCGCTTGACGAGAGCGGGAGCGGGTCCCTGTCGGACATCGCGGACGCGATCACCTGGTCGGCCGACCAGGGCGTGGACGTGATCAACCTCTCGCTGGGCGGCGGCGGCTACACGGACACGATGAAAAACGCCGTCTCCTACGCCTACGACAACGGCACGCTGCCGGTCGCCGCGGCCGGCAACGACTACGGGAGCCCCGTCTCCTACCCGGCGGCCTACGACGAGTGTCTCGCCGTCTCGGCGCTGAACGAGAGCGAGTCGCTCGCGAACTACTCCAACAAGGGGAGCAACGTCGAACTCGCCGCGCCGGGGTCGAACGTGCTGTCGACGGTGCCGTTCGGCAACTACGAGGAGCTGTCCGGCACGTCGATGGCGTCGCCGGTCGTCGCCGGCGTCGCCGGGCTGGCGCTCTCGTCGTGGGACCTCACGGCGGCCGACCTGCGGAGCCACCTCAAGAGCACCGCCGTGGACGTCGGGCTCCCGGCCGAGGAGCAGGGGAGCGGCCGCGTCGACGCCGACAACGCCGTCAACACGCAACCCGGCGACGGCGGAGACGGCGGAGACGGCGGGGACGGTGGCGACGGCGGCGACGGCGGCGGCGATTCGACCACCTCCTCGATTTCGGACTCCCTGTCGAGCTACTGGGACTCGGACTGCTGGTCCTACGGCTGGGAGTTCTCCTCGACGAGTCAGGTCGTCGTCGAACTCGACGGGCCGAGCGACGCCGACTTCGACCTGTACGCCAACACCGGAAACTCGGACTGTCCGTCGACGACCGACTACGACTACCGCTCGTGGACCACCGACAGCCAGGAGTCGATCACCGTCGACAACCCCGACACGTCGACGGACCTGCACCTGCTCGTCGACGTCTACAGCGGCAGCGGCGACTACACGCTGACGATCACCGAGAAGAGCTAA
- the gcvPA gene encoding aminomethyl-transferring glycine dehydrogenase subunit GcvPA, translating into MTGHDTAAGSPFAPHTPEETAAMLDAVGVDDEADLFDIPDAVRFDGEFGIEQRSERAVRRELRGTLGDNDDLTEFLGRGHYDHYVPSPVDHLSLRSEFLTSYTQYQPEITQGFLQVLFEYQSMLVELTGLGIANCSMYDAATALGEAATLADRVRATSGHRVLVPELLREERRDVLENYVAGTDLVVEDVPDDDGNLDVDALADLADDETVMVYAENPSVRGTIEERLAEIGDLADDHDALFVLGTDLVALGLLQRPADVGADVVVGDASLGLPTSYGMGMGLFATREEYVRQVPGRLVGASDDESGRRAYTLTLQTREQHIRRERATSNICTNQAWVALRTAIHVASLGPSGLVDLAETCVTEARDLASAVDDVDGVQAPVHDRHHFREFVAHTDQPAPAVADDLEAEGFAVHALGDHELQFCVTDANAGSTDELVAALGEVAR; encoded by the coding sequence ATGACCGGACACGACACAGCGGCAGGCAGCCCGTTCGCACCGCACACGCCAGAGGAAACCGCCGCGATGCTCGACGCCGTCGGCGTCGACGACGAGGCGGATCTGTTCGACATCCCCGACGCGGTCCGCTTCGACGGCGAGTTCGGCATCGAGCAGCGCAGCGAGCGCGCGGTCAGGCGCGAACTCCGCGGGACGCTCGGCGACAACGACGACCTGACGGAGTTCCTCGGCCGGGGGCACTACGACCACTACGTGCCCTCGCCCGTCGACCACCTCTCGCTCCGCTCGGAGTTTCTCACGTCCTACACCCAGTACCAGCCCGAGATCACGCAGGGTTTCCTGCAGGTGCTGTTCGAGTACCAGTCGATGCTCGTCGAGTTGACCGGCCTCGGGATCGCCAACTGCTCGATGTACGACGCCGCGACGGCGCTCGGCGAGGCCGCGACGCTGGCCGACCGCGTCCGCGCGACCAGCGGCCACCGCGTCCTCGTCCCCGAACTGCTCCGCGAGGAGCGCCGCGACGTGCTGGAGAACTACGTCGCTGGCACCGACCTCGTCGTCGAGGACGTGCCCGACGACGACGGCAACCTCGACGTGGACGCGCTGGCCGACCTCGCGGACGACGAGACGGTGATGGTGTACGCCGAGAACCCCTCGGTCCGCGGGACGATAGAGGAGCGACTCGCCGAGATAGGCGACCTCGCGGACGACCACGACGCGCTGTTCGTCCTCGGCACCGATCTCGTCGCGCTGGGCCTGCTCCAGCGGCCGGCCGACGTGGGCGCCGACGTCGTCGTCGGCGACGCCAGCCTCGGCCTCCCGACGAGTTACGGGATGGGGATGGGCCTCTTCGCCACCCGCGAGGAGTACGTCCGGCAGGTGCCGGGGCGCCTCGTCGGCGCGAGCGACGACGAGTCCGGCCGCCGGGCGTACACGCTCACGCTCCAGACCCGCGAGCAGCACATCCGCCGGGAGCGCGCGACGAGCAACATCTGCACGAACCAGGCGTGGGTCGCGCTCCGCACGGCGATCCACGTCGCCTCGCTCGGCCCCTCGGGGCTGGTCGACCTCGCCGAGACCTGCGTGACCGAGGCCCGCGACCTCGCGAGCGCGGTCGACGACGTCGACGGCGTGCAGGCCCCCGTCCACGACCGCCACCACTTCCGGGAGTTCGTCGCCCACACCGACCAGCCCGCGCCGGCGGTCGCCGACGATCTGGAGGCCGAGGGCTTCGCGGTCCACGCCCTCGGCGACCACGAACTGCAGTTCTGCGTCACGGACGCCAACGCCGGGTCGACCGATGAACTGGTCGCCGCCCTCGGGGAGGTGGCCCGATGA